The genomic stretch GATAATTTTTTgtgtctcactttttaaaaaatagaataaaacttaaatgtttattatattaatGTGTCGATGGCCAAAGCTAGACCAAGTCATCTTTTTAAAGTTCTAAATAATAACCTATTATTTTGCTTCACTAATCATTTTAAGTAGTTGTGGTAGTCCAAGATTCAGGTATTTTTGTGTCctgggcaattttttttttttttttaatcctcacccgaggacatttttaaaattgatttgagagagagaggggaagggacagggagggagagagagaaccattgatcagttgcttcccttATGCAcctcgaccaggaattgaacccacaacctttcctgtatgggatgatgctccaaccaactgagccacaccagccagggctcctgggcaaatttattgtattattaaacAGAGCCATTCATCCATAGTATGTATATCCATCAGAATAAGTGTTTTGGTAATAAGatcattttctttgttctcatATTTTAGAAAAGGCGTCGTCGGATTGACCGAAGTATGATTGGAGAACCAACAAACTTTGTACACACAGCTCACGTAGGATCAGGAGACCTGTTCAGTGGAATGAATTCAGTAAGTACGTTGGTGGAACATGCAGATGAGGCCTTGAGACACAGGTGTATGTTTTCCATGTTACACTAGATGCCGTTGTAGACATCGAATATGAACACATAATGTCAGCATAGAAGAGAATAAAGTGACCAATCAAAAATTAATCTCACCTAATTTGCCACATACTTCATTCTGTTTCCAGTACTAAATTCTTCATAACTGAATATGAACTTTAAAGGATTTGGCAACAAGCTAGGAAGAatcagaagtaaaaataaaagatcttTTGGCTGTCTTTTCTAGAGATTTCAGTGAATTTCAGAATAGAATTTCAATTTAATCAGCTGAACTCTCTTATTCCTTAATTTTATCTGCGAGAAAAACAGTGCAGGATAATAGATGCGCCACCAAATGAGGGAGTTTTTAAATCAGGGCTCTGCCTCACTTTTGCCCTGAGACAAGCCACTATCGAGGGTCAACAGATGTCTAAATGATCTTTAAAGCATTTAGACCCGGAAAGTCAGTAGGCTTTTATAAACACAGAATTATGTGTATACACTCACTCCCTGGACAGTGTTAACAAAAGGCTTAACGAGAGAACAGAGTTTTAAAATTGGTAGGTGAGTGTCCTGGATACAGCACACAAGCCTGGCGGGTCAGTTACTAGGTAAGCAAAGGGATGATGTGTGTCTTCTGTGAAAGGAAGCAGCTTGTCTGGTGCAGGCGGGTAGGAAAGGGCTCTGTCACTCAGCTGCCGCCCACGTGTCATCAGCGGCTTTGTTTCTCAGGTCATCGTGTGTGAAGACACTAAAGGGGAACCTCTGACTTGTTAATAGAACGCATGGTTTGAAACGTATTATATGTGatgaattttaatttcttatcTACAAACGTCTTCACCACTTCAGGTTTTTACACTCTACATAAGACACATTAAATGTTTAGTTTGTGGTATTTACTTTTGAATCTTGTTTATGCACAGTTCAGCACTTCCTTCAGGACTCCCATCTGCATTTGGTCTCCGCGAAGAGCTTGTCCCTATCGCCCTTTCGCTTGCCCTGTCGCGGGCAGAGCTGGGGACTGTCCGTGCGGAGCTTCCCGGTCCGCCTCTTCAGCTGAGGCGCAGGGTCAGCGGCCTCAGGGAGGCTCTGCCCCGCAGTCTCCGGGCAGCCTTCTCTGCTTACTGAAGTGGGTTTTTCATGAAGTATTTTAGCTCTTTAGAACTAGATAAGCCTCTTGTAGCCATTGCTCATACTAGCTTGCTGCTGTCTTTAAAGCCATAGGCCGCCCCCCAGCACTCCCCCCCAGCTCCGTTCTCACTGCAGGCCGAGTATTGTGAAATCCGTTTCCTGAACTATCAGCGACAGTTCTAACTTGTAGAAGCCTGAGTCCATGAGAAAGTTCCGTTCTCCTGGGCAATAATAGTGCAGATAAGGCAAAACTATAGACATGCTGTTTATCCAAGGAAGTGTTTCCTTTCAGGTTTGTCCATCCCAAAACCTGAGCAGCTGGAATTAGGGCCTAGGCTTGGTGTGTGTGGAGCAGTCACACTGGATTATTGGATGGTCAGTGACTTGTAGTTTTTTCTCCTAAACACACTGTTCATCCCAAGACTGCCTTTCATACTAACTTCTTGATAGAAAAGGGTTCTGTGACTTTCTATAATGTAGCTCTATTGTGTTAAGATACTATATGTCCACATCACCTTAATATCCAGTTCACATTCTTTAGTTTGAAATTGAAGAATGCATTTTTGGAGGAAAAGGAATCTACCtggaatcatcctatataataaaaggctaatatgcaaatcaaccaagcagcagaacgactggttgctatggcacgcactgaccaccagggggtagacactcaacgcaggagctgcccctggtggtcagtgcgttcccacaggggaaATGCCGCTCAGCcggaagccctgagctgggctcactgctggcaagtgcagaggtggtggcaggagcctctccggtggggagcgggcctaagccatcagtcggacatccaccgagggctcccagactgcgagagggcacaggccgggctgaggaccccgcccccgagtgcacgaatttcgtgcaccgggcttctaatgtACAAATAAAAAGCGCACTTGTAGCAGGTGTGCTGGCGCTTCACTGTCGGTCATCACCACCTCGTTGCTCCATTTGCTAGCAGTCTGGCTGGACTCTCTGATTCTTTGCTTCCAAACTGCTTCTAGTTGATGTAAAATTGGAATGATAATGACACACTAAGAGTACTTCACAATGTGCAAATAACTCTGCTTTTtttcagcaaagaaagaaaatatcccAATATTTATATATCCCAGTCTATCAGAAAGTAGCCCAATAAAGTACTAGTAGTTAGGAGAGATTATCATGTTAACCGTTTTACCGGTAAGAAGCCTGATATTCTGAGAAGATACAGTACACCAGAGTTCCAATAGGAATAAATAAATCTGGACTGTGTCCAAATCTTTGGATTCTTAGACTTTTTAGTTTATCAGACTATTTTAAGACTGTATCAGGTATGTAAATTTTACCACATGGACTTTTACAATTATCTTGAGTTGGtcctatttctgttttctttttgtttcagatTCTAGTATAAGTAATTGAGATAATCATATATGTGAGATGCATGTAAATTAAGTTATTTAAGGTGGAGGAAATGAAAGCTGatttgtatacttttaaaatatatatatatttttattgatttcagagagaaatatcagtgatgagggagaatcattggtaggctgccttctgcacacccccctactggggattgagcctacaacctgggcatgtgccctgaccaggaatggaaccgtgacttcctaGTTTGagtcataggtcaaccctcaaccactgagccacactggctgggctaatttgtatacttaaaaaattttttttttttagagaaagggagagggaaagagggaagcatcaattgtttgcctcccatatgcaccccaactggggattgaacccaaaacatGGATTTGtgcccatccaactgagccacactggccaaggctgatTTGTATCCTTTTGACTTATTTTGGAATGTTACCAAGTGCCTCATGAattacaaaaatgattttttgTATTAGCGAAGTATAGAAGGTAGGGGGAGAGGGAGTTGtaacaaaaaaatgtttcagtTACTAGCCTCACTATCTGCCCTCGTAATCAGAAAAATGTTaagtcttgccgaaaccggtttggctcagtggatagagcatcggcctgcggactcaagggtcccaggttcgattccggtcaagggcatgtaccttggttgcgggcacattcccagtggggggtgtgcaagaggcggctgatcgatgtttctctctcatcgatgtttctggctctctatccctctctcttcctctctgtaaaaaatcaatgaaatatatttttttaaaaaagttaagtctttaaaaattctttattttattctaaaactagagtcccagtggggtcccttggcctggctggcgatcagggccgactTGCCCAGTCTTGATCGGGGCAGCCAGGCGGGGAGTGGGGAatcgagggaggttggctgtgggagtatattgaccaacagggggcagctcctgcattgagcatctgccctctggtggtcattgcacgtcatagctacctgCTGGTTGTCCATTCGTgagggtcgcttaggcttttatatatagagattttatgtctttaaaaaccTGTTATagcttttttaatataaaaaagtacCCTTCTAAAAAAAGTAACCAAAATGTTGAGACAAGAATCACTTAGTTGCACTTCCTTAGTTCCTGACTTGTATCCTCTTTTGTCTTGTTGTAGGTTAGCTCCATTCAGAACCAAATGCAGTCCAAGGGAGGCTACGGGGGTGGCATGTCTGCCGGGGTGCAGATGCAGCTCGTGGACACGAAGGCAGGATAGCCCGCCCTTCCCGTGAGTACTCCAGGCTCAGACATGGCCGACCCCAGCTGGCGAATAGACAGCCTTCATTAGGTCGGGGTTAAAAGTTgcatacagttgacccttgaacaacatgggtttgaactgtgcggTTCCACTTGTacatgggtgtgtttttttccccaataaatactgtaaatgtattttctctagcTAACTTTGTTGTAAGAATACACTATATAATAATACATATACAAACTATGTGTCAGTCACCGtattggtaaggcttctggtcaattATAATTGTAGGCTATAACagtaggctattattagtatttaAGTTTTGGGAGAAGTCaaagttatacacagattttcaCCGGTGCTGGGGGATGAGTCGGGGAACTGCCCCAATCC from Eptesicus fuscus isolate TK198812 chromosome 6, DD_ASM_mEF_20220401, whole genome shotgun sequence encodes the following:
- the CDC42SE2 gene encoding CDC42 small effector protein 2, translated to MSEFWLCFNCCIAEQPQPKRRRRIDRSMIGEPTNFVHTAHVGSGDLFSGMNSVSSIQNQMQSKGGYGGGMSAGVQMQLVDTKAG